The following are encoded together in the Primulina tabacum isolate GXHZ01 chromosome 18, ASM2559414v2, whole genome shotgun sequence genome:
- the LOC142532622 gene encoding putative E3 ubiquitin-protein ligase RHG1A isoform X1 yields MQGQRNFISTLPENLSFDRGSTATDTSIDPQMSWNSIHTSAQNLLQEFRMPLCDPNISYLLDGRHEGQNGEWSMGQTSASTTQNQGEQNQRKTDHAWSVLSRATHTLEEPQHRPSNDFSTDVIRMDLNENIAPDGFILLNNLSSGTLTRDLNTSPEYGDHEDDDCQVVEHPNTYVSIGSSSEQRVSNGGSSDTFGVPSGRGGCATRGTETRAVSLDGQRISGKRKSFEAVGQSSGAGSSSFNPHADRSQWHYMPTNPISASNTSISAQAENEVVSNDGSQPSYPTFRIGVGEAVSASPFSLTASGTPGSSHRHFRLRVNGSHQQDPMPGNPYPTEANIGNLDASSSRRSSRLVLRNRFLDLNPAPEADIGSARGQPDLLHVPSVRLNPQPLLNGASSSRTSRPHASALSRQRDVLYEEPMRRHFPRNISEHPVFVPASERSSSHHPTNWNFASGNNSTAGNVSSTPLVGSSSRVNSAAPSRAQRSYPQYSRRLSELVRRSLISTTGTDSGGPTSNPAAQPSSSAMPRENAFTENHVSNSRSAFFERHVDGAFGLPYPLRSLASASEGRGAMMSEQIRRVLDLMRRGEGLRLEDVMLLDHSVFFGMADIHDRHRDMRLDVDNMSYEELLALEERIGNVCTGLTEENISSLLKTHRHVNVRAENSVETEPCSICREEYNEGEGIGTLECGHDFHQRCINQWLMQKNLCPICKTTGLAAK; encoded by the exons ATGCAAGGGCAAAGGAATTTTATCAGTACCTTGCCTGAAAATTTAAGCTTCGACCGTGGCTCTACAGCTACTGATACCAGCATAGATCCTCAAATGTCATGGAATAGTATTCATACTTCTGCGCAAAACCTATTACAGGAGTTTAGGATGCCATTATGTGACCCCAACATTTCATATCTCCTTGATGGAAGGCATGAGGGGCAGAATGGTGAGTGGAGTATGGGTCAAACTAGTGCAAGTACTACTCAAAATCAAGGGGAACAAAACCAGAGAAAGACAGACCATGCATGGAGTGTTCTCTCTCGAGCCACTCATACCTTGGAAGAACCTCAACACCGACCATCCAATGATTTTTCAACTGATGTTATTAGGATGGATCTGAATGAAAATATTGCACCAGATGGGTTTATTCTTTTGAACAATTTGAGCTCTGGTACGCTCACTCGGGATCTTAATACAAGTCCAGAGTATGGAGACCATGAGGATGATGACTGTCAGGTAGTTGAGCATCCTAATACCTATGTATCTATCGGATCATCAAGTGAGCAGAGAGTATCTAATGGTGGTTCATCTGATACTTTTGGTGTTCCTTCTGGGCGTGGTGGATGTGCGACAAGGGGCACTGAAACCAGGGCAGTTTCTTTGGATGGTCAGCGTATATCAGGCAAGAGAAAATCATTTGAAGCAGTGGGACAGTCTTCTGGAGCTGGAAGTTCGAGTTTTAATCCTCATGCTGACAGAAGTCAATGGCATTATATGCCGACCAATCCGATTTCTGCAAGCAACACTAGTATCTCAGCACAAGCTGAGAATGAGGTTGTAAGCAACGATGGGTCACAGCCCTCATATCCTACTTTTAGGATTGGTGTTGGAGAAGCTGTTTCCGCTAGTCCTTTTTCTCTGACTGCCTCCGGAACTCCTGGAAGTTCCCATAGACATTTCCGCTTGCGTGTTAATGGTTCACACCAGCAAGATCCTATGCCTGGCAATCCATATCCAACAGAAGCTAATATTGGAAATTTGGATGCTTCATCTTCTCGACGATCATCAAGATTAGTTCTTCGTAACCGATTTCTCGACTTGAATCCAGCTCCTGAAGCAGACATTGGAAGTGCTCGTGGACAGCCAGATCTTTTGCATGTTCCTTCTGTGCGTCTAAATCCTCAGCCTCTGTTGAATGGAGCATCCAGCTCAAGGACCAGCAGACCACATGCTTCTGCTCTTTCCAGACAGAGGGATGTGCTTTATGAAGAACCCATGCGAAGACATTTTCCGAGAAACATCTCAGAACATCCCGTTTTTGTTCCTGCTAGCGAGAGGAGTTCTTCTCACCATCCTACAAATTGGAACTTCGCTAGTGGGAATAACAGTACCGCTGGAAATGTATCATCTACTCCTCTAGTGGGCTCTTCTTCACGGGTCAATTCAGCTGCACCTTCACGGGCACAGCGGAGTTATCCTCAATATTCACGGAGACTATCTGAACTTGTTCGAAGATCTCTGATATCCACAACAGGTACTGATTCTGGAGGACCAACCAGTAACCCTGCTGCCCAACCCAGTTCTTCTGCTATGCCACGGGAAAATGCATTTACCGAAAATCATGTGTCTAACTCAAGGTCTGCATTTTTTGAGAGGCATGTTGATGGTGCATTTGGGTTACCCTATCCACTGCGAAGTTTGGCTTCTGCTAGCGAAGGAAGAGGCGCCATGATGTCTGag caGATTCGTCGTGTTTTGGATCTTATGAGAAGGGGAGAAGGTTTGAGACTTGAG GACGTCATGCTTCTTGATCATTCAGTTTTCTTTGGCATGGCTGATATTCATGATCGTCACAGGGATATGCGGTTGGATGTAGATAATATGTCGTATGag GAGTTGTTGGCTCTCGAAGAACGAATCGGTAACGTGTGCACTGGATTAACAGAAGAAAACATAAGCTCCCTTTTGAAAACACATAGACATGTCAACGTCAGAGCTGAAAATTCAGTCGAGACTGAGCCTTGCAGTATATGTCGA GAGGAATATAATGAAGGAGAAGGGATTGGAACGCTGGAGTGTGGCCATGATTTTCACCAACGATGCATCAACCAGTGGCTGATGCAAAAGAATCTATGCCCCATTTGCAAAACCACGGGACTTGCGGCAAAGTGA
- the LOC142532622 gene encoding putative E3 ubiquitin-protein ligase RHG1A isoform X2, translated as MQGQRNFISTLPENLSFDRGSTATDTSIDPQMSWNSIHTSAQNLLQEFRMPLCDPNISYLLDGRHEGQNGEWSMGQTSASTTQNQGEQNQRKTDHAWSVLSRATHTLEEPQHRPSNDFSTDVIRMDLNENIAPDGFILLNNLSSGTLTRDLNTSPEYGDHEDDDCQVVEHPNTYVSIGSSSEQRVSNGGSSDTFGVPSGRGGCATRGTETRAVSLDGQRISGKRKSFEAVGQSSGAGSSSFNPHADRSQWHYMPTNPISASNTSISAQAENEVVSNDGSQPSYPTFRIGVGEAVSASPFSLTASGTPGSSHRHFRLRVNGSHQQDPMPGNPYPTEANIGNLDASSSRRSSRLVLRNRFLDLNPAPEADIGSARGQPDLLHVPSVRLNPQPLLNGASSSRTSRPHASALSRQRDVLYEEPMRRHFPRNISEHPVFVPASERSSSHHPTNWNFASGNNSTAGNVSSTPLVGSSSRVNSAAPSRAQRSYPQYSRRLSELVRRSLISTTGTDSGGPTSNPAAQPSSSAMPRENAFTENHVSNSRSAFFERHVDGAFGLPYPLRSLASASEGRGAMMSEIRRVLDLMRRGEGLRLEDVMLLDHSVFFGMADIHDRHRDMRLDVDNMSYEELLALEERIGNVCTGLTEENISSLLKTHRHVNVRAENSVETEPCSICREEYNEGEGIGTLECGHDFHQRCINQWLMQKNLCPICKTTGLAAK; from the exons ATGCAAGGGCAAAGGAATTTTATCAGTACCTTGCCTGAAAATTTAAGCTTCGACCGTGGCTCTACAGCTACTGATACCAGCATAGATCCTCAAATGTCATGGAATAGTATTCATACTTCTGCGCAAAACCTATTACAGGAGTTTAGGATGCCATTATGTGACCCCAACATTTCATATCTCCTTGATGGAAGGCATGAGGGGCAGAATGGTGAGTGGAGTATGGGTCAAACTAGTGCAAGTACTACTCAAAATCAAGGGGAACAAAACCAGAGAAAGACAGACCATGCATGGAGTGTTCTCTCTCGAGCCACTCATACCTTGGAAGAACCTCAACACCGACCATCCAATGATTTTTCAACTGATGTTATTAGGATGGATCTGAATGAAAATATTGCACCAGATGGGTTTATTCTTTTGAACAATTTGAGCTCTGGTACGCTCACTCGGGATCTTAATACAAGTCCAGAGTATGGAGACCATGAGGATGATGACTGTCAGGTAGTTGAGCATCCTAATACCTATGTATCTATCGGATCATCAAGTGAGCAGAGAGTATCTAATGGTGGTTCATCTGATACTTTTGGTGTTCCTTCTGGGCGTGGTGGATGTGCGACAAGGGGCACTGAAACCAGGGCAGTTTCTTTGGATGGTCAGCGTATATCAGGCAAGAGAAAATCATTTGAAGCAGTGGGACAGTCTTCTGGAGCTGGAAGTTCGAGTTTTAATCCTCATGCTGACAGAAGTCAATGGCATTATATGCCGACCAATCCGATTTCTGCAAGCAACACTAGTATCTCAGCACAAGCTGAGAATGAGGTTGTAAGCAACGATGGGTCACAGCCCTCATATCCTACTTTTAGGATTGGTGTTGGAGAAGCTGTTTCCGCTAGTCCTTTTTCTCTGACTGCCTCCGGAACTCCTGGAAGTTCCCATAGACATTTCCGCTTGCGTGTTAATGGTTCACACCAGCAAGATCCTATGCCTGGCAATCCATATCCAACAGAAGCTAATATTGGAAATTTGGATGCTTCATCTTCTCGACGATCATCAAGATTAGTTCTTCGTAACCGATTTCTCGACTTGAATCCAGCTCCTGAAGCAGACATTGGAAGTGCTCGTGGACAGCCAGATCTTTTGCATGTTCCTTCTGTGCGTCTAAATCCTCAGCCTCTGTTGAATGGAGCATCCAGCTCAAGGACCAGCAGACCACATGCTTCTGCTCTTTCCAGACAGAGGGATGTGCTTTATGAAGAACCCATGCGAAGACATTTTCCGAGAAACATCTCAGAACATCCCGTTTTTGTTCCTGCTAGCGAGAGGAGTTCTTCTCACCATCCTACAAATTGGAACTTCGCTAGTGGGAATAACAGTACCGCTGGAAATGTATCATCTACTCCTCTAGTGGGCTCTTCTTCACGGGTCAATTCAGCTGCACCTTCACGGGCACAGCGGAGTTATCCTCAATATTCACGGAGACTATCTGAACTTGTTCGAAGATCTCTGATATCCACAACAGGTACTGATTCTGGAGGACCAACCAGTAACCCTGCTGCCCAACCCAGTTCTTCTGCTATGCCACGGGAAAATGCATTTACCGAAAATCATGTGTCTAACTCAAGGTCTGCATTTTTTGAGAGGCATGTTGATGGTGCATTTGGGTTACCCTATCCACTGCGAAGTTTGGCTTCTGCTAGCGAAGGAAGAGGCGCCATGATGTCTGag ATTCGTCGTGTTTTGGATCTTATGAGAAGGGGAGAAGGTTTGAGACTTGAG GACGTCATGCTTCTTGATCATTCAGTTTTCTTTGGCATGGCTGATATTCATGATCGTCACAGGGATATGCGGTTGGATGTAGATAATATGTCGTATGag GAGTTGTTGGCTCTCGAAGAACGAATCGGTAACGTGTGCACTGGATTAACAGAAGAAAACATAAGCTCCCTTTTGAAAACACATAGACATGTCAACGTCAGAGCTGAAAATTCAGTCGAGACTGAGCCTTGCAGTATATGTCGA GAGGAATATAATGAAGGAGAAGGGATTGGAACGCTGGAGTGTGGCCATGATTTTCACCAACGATGCATCAACCAGTGGCTGATGCAAAAGAATCTATGCCCCATTTGCAAAACCACGGGACTTGCGGCAAAGTGA
- the LOC142533154 gene encoding WUSCHEL-related homeobox 4-like — MEIQDMKLHQLPRGFWEHEPPSLTLGCKRLRPLAPKLSASVSEAISATNTTANSAFDLKSFIRPESGPRKFGSSDAQKKESAQVEAQTGGTRWNPTQEQIRILEMLYRGGMRTPNAQQIEQITAQLGKYGKIEGKNVFYWFQNHKARERQKQKRNNLGFTHTIPRTPPALFGTTSLLFSSPAKGEEKIEIMANKRPCMSWKFDYSEENNRSSNNDNNCIDQKDEGEDRTLKLFPLHPEGIRS; from the exons ATGGAAATTCAAGACATGAAACTTCATCAATTGCCACGTGGATTTTGGGAGCACGAACCACCATCCCTGACGCTAGGTTGCAAACGCCTGCGGCCGCTAGCGCCCAAGTTATCAGCCTCCGTGTCCGAAGCTATCTCTGCAACCAACACCACCGCGAATAGTGCTTTTGATCTGAAGAGTTTCATCAGACCTGAAAGTGGTCCTAGGAAATTTGGATCCTCGGATGCTCAGAAGAAAGAATCAGCTCAG GTAGAAGCCCAAACCGGGGGAACAAGGTGGAATCCAACTCAAGAACAAATAAGAATACTTGAAATGCTATACCGAGGGGGGATGCGCACACCCAATGCCCAACAGATCGAGCAAATCACTGCTCAGCTTgggaaatatgggaaaattgaAGGCAAAAACGTGTTCTACTGGTTCCAGAATCACAAGGCTCGTGAGAGACAAAAGCAAAAGCGCAACAACCTTGGATTTACCCACACTATCCCAAGAACACCACCTGCCCTATTCGGCACCACTTCTCTACTATTCTCATCCCCGGCTAAG GGAGAGGAAAAAATAGAGATTATGGCCAACAAGAGACCATGCATGTCATGGAAATTTGATTACTCCGAAGAGAACAATAGAAGTagtaataatgataataattgtATAGATCAGAAAGATGAAGGGGAAGATAGGACACTAAAACTCTTTCCATTGCATCCCGAGGGAATTAGATCTTGA
- the LOC142533754 gene encoding ethylene-responsive transcription factor ERF010-like, which translates to MEGALCIKSSTSSSTTENKRRQRQQDKPYKGIRMRKWGKWVAEIREPNKRSRIWLGSYSSPEAAARAYDTAVFYLRGPSARLNFPECIANDTEVTQDLSAAAIRKKAAEVGARVDALQSAGHARTDPSRVSEKPDLNEYPSLEDS; encoded by the coding sequence ATGGAAGGAGCTCTTTGTATTAAATCTTCAACTTCTTCGTCAACCACAGAGAACAAGAGAAGGCAGAGGCAACAAGACAAACCCTATAAAGGCATAAGGATGAGGAAGTGGGGGAAATGGGTGGCGGAGATAAGGGAGCCCAACAAAAGGTCAAGAATCTGGCTCGGTTCTTACAGCTCCCCCGAGGCTGCGGCGCGTGCCTACGATACGGCGGTGTTCTACCTCCGTGGCCCTTCCGCGAGGCTCAACTTTCCCGAGTGCATAGCCAATGATACCGAAGTGACGCAAGATTTGTCCGCCGCCGCCATCAGAAAAAAAGCTGCCGAAGTTGGCGCTAGGGTTGACGCACTACAGTCAGCCGGTCATGCAAGAACTGACCCAAGTCGGGTTTCTGAGAAGCCCGATTTGAACGAGTATCCTAGTCTTGAGGATTCTTGA